The proteins below are encoded in one region of Apium graveolens cultivar Ventura chromosome 4, ASM990537v1, whole genome shotgun sequence:
- the LOC141721504 gene encoding uncharacterized protein LOC141721504 isoform X1, producing MEQGHASSSTPSVSSSSVGMVSSKCVESVSKGSDLDCIIVTQEDNLVAKNDQGQEQPAKRKKPLKSEVWNHFDLIEIDTKGNQSEKFQRMVRLLVGILHGIWTSKISRPANLDESVLIWFSGKEEKLLKLSHVSRIISGQRTVS from the exons ATGGAACAAG GTCATGCCTCAAGTTCAACTCCAAGTGTATCATCAAGTTCAGTTGGCATGGTATCATCCAAATGTGTCGAAAGTGTTTCTAAGGGCAGTGATTTGGATTGCATAATTGTTACACAAGAAGATAATTTAGTTGCCAAAAATGATCAAGGACAAGAGCAACCGGCCAAAAGGAAGAAGCCTTTGAAATCAGAAGTTTGGAATCATTTTGATCTTATTGAAATCGACACAAAAG gaaatcaatcggaaaaatttCAGAGGATGGTGCGTCTATTGGTTGGGATACTGCATGGGATTTGGACTTCTAAAATAAGCAGGCCTGCAAATCTG GATGAGTCCGTCTTGATTTGGTTCTCGGGTAAAGAGGAGAAACTCCTTAAACTTAGTCATGTCTCCAGAATTATTTCAGGCCAACGCACTGTAAGTTAA
- the LOC141721504 gene encoding uncharacterized protein LOC141721504 isoform X2, giving the protein MEQGHASSSTPSVSSSSVGMVSSKCVESVSKGSDLDCIIVTQEDNLVAKNDQGQEQPAKRKKPLKSEVWNHFDLIEIDTKGNQSEKFQRMVRLLVGILHGIWTSKISRPANLV; this is encoded by the exons ATGGAACAAG GTCATGCCTCAAGTTCAACTCCAAGTGTATCATCAAGTTCAGTTGGCATGGTATCATCCAAATGTGTCGAAAGTGTTTCTAAGGGCAGTGATTTGGATTGCATAATTGTTACACAAGAAGATAATTTAGTTGCCAAAAATGATCAAGGACAAGAGCAACCGGCCAAAAGGAAGAAGCCTTTGAAATCAGAAGTTTGGAATCATTTTGATCTTATTGAAATCGACACAAAAG gaaatcaatcggaaaaatttCAGAGGATGGTGCGTCTATTGGTTGGGATACTGCATGGGATTTGGACTTCTAAAATAAGCAGGCCTGCAAATCTGGTTTAG